The following proteins are encoded in a genomic region of Hippoglossus hippoglossus isolate fHipHip1 chromosome 3, fHipHip1.pri, whole genome shotgun sequence:
- the LOC117759058 gene encoding rho family-interacting cell polarization regulator 2-like isoform X2, with amino-acid sequence MFTGSTKLPPAKTPQPERLDEVYAALRRGLQSYLQVHQLELDSLGQQIRENKRNGRLGSLYELDKQVKAIERFMRRLEFHLSKVEELYDAYCIQRRLRDGASKMVAAFNSATGSKEARESLSEANKGYRECTEHMCSLEGDLESQMGEFHVKMKGLAGFARLCAGDQYEVLMRYGRQRWRLRGRVEVSAKQIWDSEDYIFLPLVTELLSIKVTELKSLANHVVVGSVSCEMLDLFCPLPQTLAVDINDLGTVKLNLEVTWSPFDKDDQTSSTSTVTKRLLSNQSPPDTPSMREQVFYSVPHGRPRPNCSVPEAFHDVATDRTASLHCEFGHTTPRFTSVQSSLLKRQGEMENGTVWSNSSESSDDSSSPALAHHAQRLTASNMLQTTLPSQLSLTPHKSSASTPSLSSNQEEDETEAGEVFSQTDAVPNGHLQTSCSHSLVGESSPDCTVTDRASLRSADLSDTSADLSCSCPDVSSVPPVSLVERADVPESGIPQVCVSAEVVKDDPCEDSSLQAEAEAGDSTTEAKGGNQLEAAEKHSQPHPSSPELKQAEAAPTVSFPTSSSFIQEVETALESFDFLNCSDLDEEEEEQQVKNEGEKEKEQGEKDKGEKEEQLEKDEGEKEEEQGEKDEGKKEEERQEKDEGEKEEEQGEKDEGKKEEECGQNDDNQHKVEEEEKDEGNFYSGGSDDEEEGGGLEILMEAPEGFRNSDEDRFSESQESSVEDVQDLREIELPEDKEEPSKGKGAERHGEDASHDQEERPSTPSHLATTVF; translated from the exons ATGTTCACAGGATCCACCAAACTGCCACCCGCTAAAACTCCCCAGCCCGAGCGGCTGGATGAAGTGTACGCTGCCTTACGCAGAGGCTTACA GTCCTACCTGCAGGTCCACCAGCTGGAGCTGGACAGTCTGGGTCAGCAgatcagagaaaacaagaggaatGGTCGCCTG GGGTCACTGTATGAGCTGGATAAG cAAGTGAAAGCCATAGAGAGGTTCATGCGCCGCTTGGAATTCCACCTAAGCAAG GTCGAGGAGCTGTACGATGCGTACTGTATACAGCGGCGACTGCGTGATGGAGCGAGTAAGATGGTGGCGGCCTTCAACTCCGCCACTGGCAGCAAGGAGGCCAGAGAGAGCCTGAGCGAAGCCAACAAGGGCTACAGGGAGTGTACAGAG cacatGTGCTCACTTGAGGGTGATTTAGAAAGTCAGATGGGGgaatttcatgtcaaaatgaaGG GCCTTGCTGGCTTTGCACGGCTGTGTGCTGGTGACCAGTATGAg GTACTAATGCGCTATGGGCGTCAACGCTGGAGGCTACGAGGACGTGTGGAAGTCAGCGCTAAGCAGATATGGGACAGCGAAGACTATATTTTCCTGCCTCTcgtcacagagctgctgtcaa TCAAGGTGACGGAGCTGAAGAGCCTGGCCAACCACGTGGTGGTGGGCAGCGTGTCCTGTGAAATGCTGGACCTGTTCTGCCCACTCCCCCAGACGCTCGCCGTGGATATCAACGACCTCGGGACGGTGAAGCTAAACTTGGAGGTCACCTGGAG tcCGTTTGATAAGGACGACCAGACATCATCCACCAGTACGGTTACTAAACGGCTGCTGTCCAATCAGAGCCCTCCAGACACGCCCTCTATGCGGGAGCAGGTGTTTTAT AGCGTGCCCCATGGCAGGCCCAGACCCAACTGCTCCGTGCCGGAGGCGTTCCACGATGTTGCGACGGACAGGACGGCATCGTTACACTGTGAATTCGGCCATACCACCCCGCGATTCACCTCCGTGCAGTCG TCTCTGCTGAAGCgacagggagagatggagaacgGGACAGTCTGGTCCAACTCCTCTGAATCCTCCGACGACTCCTCCAGTCCGGCGCTGGCTCATCACGCTCAGAGGCTGACGGCCTCCAACATGCTGCAGACCACTCTCCCCAGTCAGCTGTCGCTCACTCCACACAAGTCCAGCGCGTCAACGCCGTCGCTCTCGTCCAACCAAGAGGAGGACGAGACAGAAGCCGGGGAGGTCTTCTCTCAGACAGATGCGGTGCCAAACGGCCATCTGCAGACTTCCTGCTCTCACAGCCTTGTGGGCGAGAGCAGCCCGGACTGTACTGTGACTGACAGGGCGTCTCTGCGGTCAGCTGACCTCTCAGACACCTCAGCGGACCTGAGCTGCTCGTGTCCTGACGTCTCCTCTGTACCTCCTGTGTCGTTAGTGGAGAGAGCAGATGTGCCTGAAAGTGGCATCccacaagtgtgtgtttcagcagagGTGGTAAAGGATGATCCCTGCGAGGACTCCTCTTTACAGGCTGAAGCAGAAGCAGGGGACAGCACCACTGAGGCAAAGGGTGGAAACCAGCtagaagcagcagagaaacacagtcaGCCTCACCCGTCCAGTCCGGAGCTCAAACAAGCAGAGGCCGCTCCTACG gttTCTTTTCCTACTTCCTCTAGTTTCAtccaggaagttgagacagccCTCGAAAGTTTTGACTTTCTCAACTGCTCTGACcttgatgaagaggaagaggagcaacAAGTGAAAAatgaaggagaaaaggaaaaggaacaaggagagaaagacaaaggagaaaaggaagagcAACTAGAGAAAgatgagggagaaaaagaagaggagcaaggagagaaagacgaaggaaaaaaggaagaggagcgacaagagaaagatgaaggagaaaaggaagaggagcaaggagagaaagacgaaggaaaaaaggaagaggagtgTGGCCAAAATGACGACAACCAACACaaagtggaggaagaagaaaaggatgAAGGGAATTTCTACTCTGGTGGAAG tgatgacgaagaggagggagggggcctTGAGATCCTCATGGAAGCCCCAGAGGGATTTAGGAACTCAGATGAAGATCGTTTCTCTGAATCACAG gAGTCGAGTGTGGAAGACGTGCAGGATTTGAGAGAGATTGAACTACCTGAGGATAAGGAGGAACCCAGCAAGGGAAAGGGAGCTGAACGACACG GAGAGGACGCATCACATGATCAAGAGGAGCGTCCCTCCACTCCCAGCCATTTGGCCACGACTGTCTTCTAA
- the LOC117759058 gene encoding rho family-interacting cell polarization regulator 2-like isoform X6 → MFTGSTKLPPAKTPQPERLDEVYAALRRGLQSYLQVHQLELDSLGQQIRENKRNGRLGSLYELDKQVKAIERFMRRLEFHLSKVEELYDAYCIQRRLRDGASKMVAAFNSATGSKEARESLSEANKGYRECTEHMCSLEGDLESQMGEFHVKMKGLAGFARLCAGDQYEVLMRYGRQRWRLRGRVEVSAKQIWDSEDYIFLPLVTELLSIKVTELKSLANHVVVGSVSCEMLDLFCPLPQTLAVDINDLGTVKLNLEVTWSPFDKDDQTSSTSTVTKRLLSNQSPPDTPSMREQVFYSVPHGRPRPNCSVPEAFHDVATDRTASLHCEFGHTTPRFTSVQSSLLKRQGEMENGTVWSNSSESSDDSSSPALAHHAQRLTASNMLQTTLPSQLSLTPHKSSASTPSLSSNQEEDETEAGEVFSQTDAVPNGHLQTSCSHSLVGESSPDCTVTDRASLRSADLSDTSADLSCSCPDVSSVPPVSLVERADVPESGIPQVCVSAEVVKDDPCEDSSLQAEAEAGDSTTEAKGGNQLEAAEKHSQPHPSSPELKQAEAAPTVSFPTSSSFIQEVETALESFDFLNCSDLDEEEEEQQVKNEGEKEQGEKDEGKKEEECGQNDDNQHKVEEEEKDEGNFYSGGSDDEEEGGGLEILMEAPEGFRNSDEDRFSESQESSVEDVQDLREIELPEDKEEPSKGKGAERHGEDASHDQEERPSTPSHLATTVF, encoded by the exons ATGTTCACAGGATCCACCAAACTGCCACCCGCTAAAACTCCCCAGCCCGAGCGGCTGGATGAAGTGTACGCTGCCTTACGCAGAGGCTTACA GTCCTACCTGCAGGTCCACCAGCTGGAGCTGGACAGTCTGGGTCAGCAgatcagagaaaacaagaggaatGGTCGCCTG GGGTCACTGTATGAGCTGGATAAG cAAGTGAAAGCCATAGAGAGGTTCATGCGCCGCTTGGAATTCCACCTAAGCAAG GTCGAGGAGCTGTACGATGCGTACTGTATACAGCGGCGACTGCGTGATGGAGCGAGTAAGATGGTGGCGGCCTTCAACTCCGCCACTGGCAGCAAGGAGGCCAGAGAGAGCCTGAGCGAAGCCAACAAGGGCTACAGGGAGTGTACAGAG cacatGTGCTCACTTGAGGGTGATTTAGAAAGTCAGATGGGGgaatttcatgtcaaaatgaaGG GCCTTGCTGGCTTTGCACGGCTGTGTGCTGGTGACCAGTATGAg GTACTAATGCGCTATGGGCGTCAACGCTGGAGGCTACGAGGACGTGTGGAAGTCAGCGCTAAGCAGATATGGGACAGCGAAGACTATATTTTCCTGCCTCTcgtcacagagctgctgtcaaTCAAG GTGACGGAGCTGAAGAGCCTGGCCAACCACGTGGTGGTGGGCAGCGTGTCCTGTGAAATGCTGGACCTGTTCTGCCCACTCCCCCAGACGCTCGCCGTGGATATCAACGACCTCGGGACGGTGAAGCTAAACTTGGAGGTCACCTGGAG tcCGTTTGATAAGGACGACCAGACATCATCCACCAGTACGGTTACTAAACGGCTGCTGTCCAATCAGAGCCCTCCAGACACGCCCTCTATGCGGGAGCAGGTGTTTTAT AGCGTGCCCCATGGCAGGCCCAGACCCAACTGCTCCGTGCCGGAGGCGTTCCACGATGTTGCGACGGACAGGACGGCATCGTTACACTGTGAATTCGGCCATACCACCCCGCGATTCACCTCCGTGCAGTCG TCTCTGCTGAAGCgacagggagagatggagaacgGGACAGTCTGGTCCAACTCCTCTGAATCCTCCGACGACTCCTCCAGTCCGGCGCTGGCTCATCACGCTCAGAGGCTGACGGCCTCCAACATGCTGCAGACCACTCTCCCCAGTCAGCTGTCGCTCACTCCACACAAGTCCAGCGCGTCAACGCCGTCGCTCTCGTCCAACCAAGAGGAGGACGAGACAGAAGCCGGGGAGGTCTTCTCTCAGACAGATGCGGTGCCAAACGGCCATCTGCAGACTTCCTGCTCTCACAGCCTTGTGGGCGAGAGCAGCCCGGACTGTACTGTGACTGACAGGGCGTCTCTGCGGTCAGCTGACCTCTCAGACACCTCAGCGGACCTGAGCTGCTCGTGTCCTGACGTCTCCTCTGTACCTCCTGTGTCGTTAGTGGAGAGAGCAGATGTGCCTGAAAGTGGCATCccacaagtgtgtgtttcagcagagGTGGTAAAGGATGATCCCTGCGAGGACTCCTCTTTACAGGCTGAAGCAGAAGCAGGGGACAGCACCACTGAGGCAAAGGGTGGAAACCAGCtagaagcagcagagaaacacagtcaGCCTCACCCGTCCAGTCCGGAGCTCAAACAAGCAGAGGCCGCTCCTACG gttTCTTTTCCTACTTCCTCTAGTTTCAtccaggaagttgagacagccCTCGAAAGTTTTGACTTTCTCAACTGCTCTGACcttgatgaagaggaagaggagcaacAAGTGAAAAatgaaggagaaaag gagcaaggagagaaagacgaaggaaaaaaggaagaggagtgTGGCCAAAATGACGACAACCAACACaaagtggaggaagaagaaaaggatgAAGGGAATTTCTACTCTGGTGGAAG tgatgacgaagaggagggagggggcctTGAGATCCTCATGGAAGCCCCAGAGGGATTTAGGAACTCAGATGAAGATCGTTTCTCTGAATCACAG gAGTCGAGTGTGGAAGACGTGCAGGATTTGAGAGAGATTGAACTACCTGAGGATAAGGAGGAACCCAGCAAGGGAAAGGGAGCTGAACGACACG GAGAGGACGCATCACATGATCAAGAGGAGCGTCCCTCCACTCCCAGCCATTTGGCCACGACTGTCTTCTAA
- the LOC117759058 gene encoding rho family-interacting cell polarization regulator 2-like isoform X4, which translates to MFTGSTKLPPAKTPQPERLDEVYAALRRGLQSYLQVHQLELDSLGQQIRENKRNGRLGSLYELDKQVKAIERFMRRLEFHLSKVEELYDAYCIQRRLRDGASKMVAAFNSATGSKEARESLSEANKGYRECTEHMCSLEGDLESQMGEFHVKMKGLAGFARLCAGDQYEVLMRYGRQRWRLRGRVEVSAKQIWDSEDYIFLPLVTELLSIKVTELKSLANHVVVGSVSCEMLDLFCPLPQTLAVDINDLGTVKLNLEVTWSPFDKDDQTSSTSTVTKRLLSNQSPPDTPSMREQVFYSVPHGRPRPNCSVPEAFHDVATDRTASLHCEFGHTTPRFTSVQSSLLKRQGEMENGTVWSNSSESSDDSSSPALAHHAQRLTASNMLQTTLPSQLSLTPHKSSASTPSLSSNQEEDETEAGEVFSQTDAVPNGHLQTSCSHSLVGESSPDCTVTDRASLRSADLSDTSADLSCSCPDVSSVPPVSLVERADVPESGIPQVCVSAEVVKDDPCEDSSLQAEAEAGDSTTEAKGGNQLEAAEKHSQPHPSSPELKQAEAAPTVSFPTSSSFIQEVETALESFDFLNCSDLDEEEEEQQVKNEGEKEQGEKDEGKKEEERQEKDEGEKEEEQGEKDEGKKEEECGQNDDNQHKVEEEEKDEGNFYSGGSDDEEEGGGLEILMEAPEGFRNSDEDRFSESQESSVEDVQDLREIELPEDKEEPSKGKGAERHGEDASHDQEERPSTPSHLATTVF; encoded by the exons ATGTTCACAGGATCCACCAAACTGCCACCCGCTAAAACTCCCCAGCCCGAGCGGCTGGATGAAGTGTACGCTGCCTTACGCAGAGGCTTACA GTCCTACCTGCAGGTCCACCAGCTGGAGCTGGACAGTCTGGGTCAGCAgatcagagaaaacaagaggaatGGTCGCCTG GGGTCACTGTATGAGCTGGATAAG cAAGTGAAAGCCATAGAGAGGTTCATGCGCCGCTTGGAATTCCACCTAAGCAAG GTCGAGGAGCTGTACGATGCGTACTGTATACAGCGGCGACTGCGTGATGGAGCGAGTAAGATGGTGGCGGCCTTCAACTCCGCCACTGGCAGCAAGGAGGCCAGAGAGAGCCTGAGCGAAGCCAACAAGGGCTACAGGGAGTGTACAGAG cacatGTGCTCACTTGAGGGTGATTTAGAAAGTCAGATGGGGgaatttcatgtcaaaatgaaGG GCCTTGCTGGCTTTGCACGGCTGTGTGCTGGTGACCAGTATGAg GTACTAATGCGCTATGGGCGTCAACGCTGGAGGCTACGAGGACGTGTGGAAGTCAGCGCTAAGCAGATATGGGACAGCGAAGACTATATTTTCCTGCCTCTcgtcacagagctgctgtcaaTCAAG GTGACGGAGCTGAAGAGCCTGGCCAACCACGTGGTGGTGGGCAGCGTGTCCTGTGAAATGCTGGACCTGTTCTGCCCACTCCCCCAGACGCTCGCCGTGGATATCAACGACCTCGGGACGGTGAAGCTAAACTTGGAGGTCACCTGGAG tcCGTTTGATAAGGACGACCAGACATCATCCACCAGTACGGTTACTAAACGGCTGCTGTCCAATCAGAGCCCTCCAGACACGCCCTCTATGCGGGAGCAGGTGTTTTAT AGCGTGCCCCATGGCAGGCCCAGACCCAACTGCTCCGTGCCGGAGGCGTTCCACGATGTTGCGACGGACAGGACGGCATCGTTACACTGTGAATTCGGCCATACCACCCCGCGATTCACCTCCGTGCAGTCG TCTCTGCTGAAGCgacagggagagatggagaacgGGACAGTCTGGTCCAACTCCTCTGAATCCTCCGACGACTCCTCCAGTCCGGCGCTGGCTCATCACGCTCAGAGGCTGACGGCCTCCAACATGCTGCAGACCACTCTCCCCAGTCAGCTGTCGCTCACTCCACACAAGTCCAGCGCGTCAACGCCGTCGCTCTCGTCCAACCAAGAGGAGGACGAGACAGAAGCCGGGGAGGTCTTCTCTCAGACAGATGCGGTGCCAAACGGCCATCTGCAGACTTCCTGCTCTCACAGCCTTGTGGGCGAGAGCAGCCCGGACTGTACTGTGACTGACAGGGCGTCTCTGCGGTCAGCTGACCTCTCAGACACCTCAGCGGACCTGAGCTGCTCGTGTCCTGACGTCTCCTCTGTACCTCCTGTGTCGTTAGTGGAGAGAGCAGATGTGCCTGAAAGTGGCATCccacaagtgtgtgtttcagcagagGTGGTAAAGGATGATCCCTGCGAGGACTCCTCTTTACAGGCTGAAGCAGAAGCAGGGGACAGCACCACTGAGGCAAAGGGTGGAAACCAGCtagaagcagcagagaaacacagtcaGCCTCACCCGTCCAGTCCGGAGCTCAAACAAGCAGAGGCCGCTCCTACG gttTCTTTTCCTACTTCCTCTAGTTTCAtccaggaagttgagacagccCTCGAAAGTTTTGACTTTCTCAACTGCTCTGACcttgatgaagaggaagaggagcaacAAGTGAAAAatgaaggagaaaag gagcaaggagagaaagacgaaggaaaaaaggaagaggagcgacaagagaaagatgaaggagaaaaggaagaggagcaaggagagaaagacgaaggaaaaaaggaagaggagtgTGGCCAAAATGACGACAACCAACACaaagtggaggaagaagaaaaggatgAAGGGAATTTCTACTCTGGTGGAAG tgatgacgaagaggagggagggggcctTGAGATCCTCATGGAAGCCCCAGAGGGATTTAGGAACTCAGATGAAGATCGTTTCTCTGAATCACAG gAGTCGAGTGTGGAAGACGTGCAGGATTTGAGAGAGATTGAACTACCTGAGGATAAGGAGGAACCCAGCAAGGGAAAGGGAGCTGAACGACACG GAGAGGACGCATCACATGATCAAGAGGAGCGTCCCTCCACTCCCAGCCATTTGGCCACGACTGTCTTCTAA
- the LOC117759058 gene encoding rho family-interacting cell polarization regulator 2-like isoform X3 has product MFTGSTKLPPAKTPQPERLDEVYAALRRGLQSYLQVHQLELDSLGQQIRENKRNGRLGSLYELDKQVKAIERFMRRLEFHLSKVEELYDAYCIQRRLRDGASKMVAAFNSATGSKEARESLSEANKGYRECTEHMCSLEGDLESQMGEFHVKMKGLAGFARLCAGDQYEVLMRYGRQRWRLRGRVEVSAKQIWDSEDYIFLPLVTELLSIKVTELKSLANHVVVGSVSCEMLDLFCPLPQTLAVDINDLGTVKLNLEVTWSPFDKDDQTSSTSTVTKRLLSNQSPPDTPSMREQVFYSVPHGRPRPNCSVPEAFHDVATDRTASLHCEFGHTTPRFTSVQSSLLKRQGEMENGTVWSNSSESSDDSSSPALAHHAQRLTASNMLQTTLPSQLSLTPHKSSASTPSLSSNQEEDETEAGEVFSQTDAVPNGHLQTSCSHSLVGESSPDCTVTDRASLRSADLSDTSADLSCSCPDVSSVPPVSLVERADVPESGIPQVCVSAEVVKDDPCEDSSLQAEAEAGDSTTEAKGGNQLEAAEKHSQPHPSSPELKQAEAAPTVSFPTSSSFIQEVETALESFDFLNCSDLDEEEEEQQVKNEGEKEKEQGEKDKGEKEEQLEKDEGEKEEEQGEKDEGKKEEERQEKDEGEKEEEQGEKDEGKKEEECGQNDDNQHKVEEEEKDEGNFYSGGSDDEEEGGGLEILMEAPEGFRNSDEDRFSESQESSVEDVQDLREIELPEDKEEPSKGKGAERHEDASHDQEERPSTPSHLATTVF; this is encoded by the exons ATGTTCACAGGATCCACCAAACTGCCACCCGCTAAAACTCCCCAGCCCGAGCGGCTGGATGAAGTGTACGCTGCCTTACGCAGAGGCTTACA GTCCTACCTGCAGGTCCACCAGCTGGAGCTGGACAGTCTGGGTCAGCAgatcagagaaaacaagaggaatGGTCGCCTG GGGTCACTGTATGAGCTGGATAAG cAAGTGAAAGCCATAGAGAGGTTCATGCGCCGCTTGGAATTCCACCTAAGCAAG GTCGAGGAGCTGTACGATGCGTACTGTATACAGCGGCGACTGCGTGATGGAGCGAGTAAGATGGTGGCGGCCTTCAACTCCGCCACTGGCAGCAAGGAGGCCAGAGAGAGCCTGAGCGAAGCCAACAAGGGCTACAGGGAGTGTACAGAG cacatGTGCTCACTTGAGGGTGATTTAGAAAGTCAGATGGGGgaatttcatgtcaaaatgaaGG GCCTTGCTGGCTTTGCACGGCTGTGTGCTGGTGACCAGTATGAg GTACTAATGCGCTATGGGCGTCAACGCTGGAGGCTACGAGGACGTGTGGAAGTCAGCGCTAAGCAGATATGGGACAGCGAAGACTATATTTTCCTGCCTCTcgtcacagagctgctgtcaaTCAAG GTGACGGAGCTGAAGAGCCTGGCCAACCACGTGGTGGTGGGCAGCGTGTCCTGTGAAATGCTGGACCTGTTCTGCCCACTCCCCCAGACGCTCGCCGTGGATATCAACGACCTCGGGACGGTGAAGCTAAACTTGGAGGTCACCTGGAG tcCGTTTGATAAGGACGACCAGACATCATCCACCAGTACGGTTACTAAACGGCTGCTGTCCAATCAGAGCCCTCCAGACACGCCCTCTATGCGGGAGCAGGTGTTTTAT AGCGTGCCCCATGGCAGGCCCAGACCCAACTGCTCCGTGCCGGAGGCGTTCCACGATGTTGCGACGGACAGGACGGCATCGTTACACTGTGAATTCGGCCATACCACCCCGCGATTCACCTCCGTGCAGTCG TCTCTGCTGAAGCgacagggagagatggagaacgGGACAGTCTGGTCCAACTCCTCTGAATCCTCCGACGACTCCTCCAGTCCGGCGCTGGCTCATCACGCTCAGAGGCTGACGGCCTCCAACATGCTGCAGACCACTCTCCCCAGTCAGCTGTCGCTCACTCCACACAAGTCCAGCGCGTCAACGCCGTCGCTCTCGTCCAACCAAGAGGAGGACGAGACAGAAGCCGGGGAGGTCTTCTCTCAGACAGATGCGGTGCCAAACGGCCATCTGCAGACTTCCTGCTCTCACAGCCTTGTGGGCGAGAGCAGCCCGGACTGTACTGTGACTGACAGGGCGTCTCTGCGGTCAGCTGACCTCTCAGACACCTCAGCGGACCTGAGCTGCTCGTGTCCTGACGTCTCCTCTGTACCTCCTGTGTCGTTAGTGGAGAGAGCAGATGTGCCTGAAAGTGGCATCccacaagtgtgtgtttcagcagagGTGGTAAAGGATGATCCCTGCGAGGACTCCTCTTTACAGGCTGAAGCAGAAGCAGGGGACAGCACCACTGAGGCAAAGGGTGGAAACCAGCtagaagcagcagagaaacacagtcaGCCTCACCCGTCCAGTCCGGAGCTCAAACAAGCAGAGGCCGCTCCTACG gttTCTTTTCCTACTTCCTCTAGTTTCAtccaggaagttgagacagccCTCGAAAGTTTTGACTTTCTCAACTGCTCTGACcttgatgaagaggaagaggagcaacAAGTGAAAAatgaaggagaaaaggaaaaggaacaaggagagaaagacaaaggagaaaaggaagagcAACTAGAGAAAgatgagggagaaaaagaagaggagcaaggagagaaagacgaaggaaaaaaggaagaggagcgacaagagaaagatgaaggagaaaaggaagaggagcaaggagagaaagacgaaggaaaaaaggaagaggagtgTGGCCAAAATGACGACAACCAACACaaagtggaggaagaagaaaaggatgAAGGGAATTTCTACTCTGGTGGAAG tgatgacgaagaggagggagggggcctTGAGATCCTCATGGAAGCCCCAGAGGGATTTAGGAACTCAGATGAAGATCGTTTCTCTGAATCACAG gAGTCGAGTGTGGAAGACGTGCAGGATTTGAGAGAGATTGAACTACCTGAGGATAAGGAGGAACCCAGCAAGGGAAAGGGAGCTGAACGACACG AGGACGCATCACATGATCAAGAGGAGCGTCCCTCCACTCCCAGCCATTTGGCCACGACTGTCTTCTAA